The window ttataagtaTTTGAAGGCATATTTTtccattattttttaatttttttcgTGTTTCTTTgtgtttttgtttttatttttatttttatttttatttttgttatttattttattgtgtttttttttgttttcttttcttttgtgttgcttttttttttttttttNNNNNNNNNNNNNNNNNNNNNNNNNNNNNNNNNNNNNNNNNNNNNNNNNNNNNNNNNNNNNNNNNNNNNNNNNNNNNNNNNNNNNNNNNNNNNNNNNNNNttttttttttttttttttttattgaatagattaataatacaacataattaaaaaagaaaaaaaaaaaagttaaaaaTGTGTTGCTGTTTATGTGGATTATTAATTTCTGCTTTGGTGGCTCTAATAGTACTATTAATTATGAATGgaattataaaattgaaTTGATATATACAAATCTTTTTTCCAAGATGGAAAAAGACAACTGTTTTGCTgatgtaaatatatattctaatGTAACATAAATACAAATGGATCATAATGTAAAATGTTATATGTGCTTTTGTTAAATTTTAAACCCAAAGATGGAAATTTTATCATGTACATATACCCTTGAATAAtccaaaaaatatataaatatgtataaatatatatattaaaaagaagaattatacagtttttaaaattaaaaatataaaaatatactataaattatgaaatgaagaaattataaatgtGGAATCaactattttttttttttttacatatataaaataaataaatataggaattttaaataaatatgaattaatatatatatatatatatatatatatatataagacatttattttttattttattttatcatttttatatatttatagcATTAATTAGCTTGagaattatatttctttgtttatatatatatatatattttttaaattaacAACTCTTtgtattttaataaaaactAAGAAcgtttttatttatataaattaatttatacaTAGAAATATTGGAAAGGTTATAAATCATAAAATAGCAgtttttttccttattcttattttcgtaaatatgaatcaaatgtttcattttttaataaaaatgaaaaaaaaaaaaatatatatatatatatatatatatatatatatatatataatattatattatattaatcataacatacatatatttttatttatatttcctttaataattaaaagCTCATAATGACTTCATAATTCTTCTATCATGATGTAAAAAATCATGttatagaaatataatCTTGGGGTGAAATAATTTATAgataaaatgataaaatatgaatttatATTGTGATGAGAACATATCAATATTGCtcattatacatataatatatatatatatatatatatatatatattatatatatataatttattttattgtatatttattatttaatattataaaatggtatatttatttatatatgcatattaTATGGGTGTTCTTGTTTAATATTCAAAAACAAGAGgctataaatataaacattatatatatatatattattatatatatattttttatgtatataatatttactatgtacaatatatatataatgctaatgggggaaaaaaaaataagaaacatattatattttttttttttgttcgttacaaaaaagaaattaagGTATATAGAAgttgtattttttatttttcattaatggtatatatattatatatatagtaacagtaaaaaaaaaaaaaaaaaaaaaaattatatatatatatatatatatatatattattgttattatgtaaatgttgttataatatataaattatatttttacttatatttatgataaaaacatttagtatatatatatatatatatatatatatatttccttttctatattatttaattttttaaatgtaaaatTTTAGGAatagagaaaaaaaaaaaaaaaaaaaaaaaaatctatCTCTTGAcatatacattattatacattaaaagaactatattaaaaatgaaaaataaaaaagtaaCGTTGAATGTTTAAAAACGtacataaaattatttgatTAACGTGTTTCATGTTTTGCAAAATCcaataaatatgaaagaaAACATATTTGAGActaagaaaaaaaataataacagGAAAAGGAATATCATAAGATCTGCTAAATGGAACAACAAGAATAGCAAAATAGAATTATCTAAGAAAAGAGATTCaagtaataaatataaaagcATTTTAAAgcattataaaaatgaaaataaaacaaataaatttattgataaaaggaaaaaaaataaatggTTTCATAAAAATAGGAAACTTGAAAAgaagaatatttttaatttgaatgatgatcatttatttaaagaaaGACATATAAGTACAAATGATTTTATACATTCTGATAATTCTTTAAATGAAACTGATCAAGAAAATCcgaatgataataaaaaaaaggggaataagaaatataatgCTATGTTGGATAAAATCgaagaaaaaaagttatggaaattaaaaaaatacgaaataaaagaaaagttACGTAAATTTGATGAACATTTTGAtgaaatacaaaaaaatgttcTTGGTTTAAATGGAACCAAAGGGGGAGCAACAAATAGTAGGGTCATAGAAAATAACAagaataaattaaataagGGTATTCATGAATCGAAAAAGCGACAAAATTATGAGATTCAAGCTTCCCATAAAAGGATAGGCAcagaaaaagaaaaacagAATTGTTATGATGATGGTGACGATGAACAATTAGATGATGACGACGATGAACAATTAGATGATGACGACGATGAACAATTAGATGATGACGACGATGAACAATTAGTTGATGACGACGATGAACAATTAGTTGATGACGACGATGAACAATTAGTTGATGACGACGATGAACAATTAGATGATAGTGACAACGAAATTTATGATAATCAAAAGGAATATTTGCATGATGATGAAATGTACAAcgatgaaaaaaatgtagaTAAAGCTAATTATCCCAAAACTACCAATGATTCACAAAATGAACTTACGAATTATAATAGTTATCATACGGACAATAGtgataatgaagaaattacaaaattatttaataaagaaaCATTACGCccgaaaaaaaaagggtcaaatgaaaatatatcaaaagagaaattaaatgaattattggaaaaatacaaaattggtgataatataaatatatgtaatcattttattaataatacagaagaagaaaaacaaaatatacctatatatatatatataaagaataaagaatatgatataaaagatgtaatattattacttgATGATTATCATTTTGAAACTCAgcaaaaaattttatacagaatttattatataaatatgtttaataaaaaagggACGAAAAGTATTTATCacttttccttttttttctcattaattgattatttcatattaaatatttataaatgtttaaaatataatataaaagtatGTGAACTATTAGGATGttataaagatataattGTAAAATATTGTCATGAAATGAAAGCtgaattttatttatatatatcttttttacttttaatTGTATTTTCGAAAATTCAAAGAAAAgtaaaaacaaatatattttttaagaataaaaaaaaaattttacaagattatgtaatattaaatgaGCATAATgcaaataaaaaaattgatgtatatatatacagaAGGATATTAAAAAGTGTTGATATGTTTTCTTCCATATTcgaaaattataataatgaaaatatatatatttcaaatattCATTTTGCTGTACTATTTTTAACCTTAACAGTTTATcctataaataattttattgatgataataatatgtcTAATGTAGTCgagaataaaatattggATCCTCAAAAAgatttaataattaataataatccTTTTTtagatattaataaaaataatataaatgatgaaaaattattatataaaatgaattatataaaacaagatataaataatataaataattataaccAACAAAAACATCcaattatatgttatattatagaAATATTGGAATTGttgttttataattatttctatACAAACAATGCtaatttattacatttaaAGGATTATCAAAAATATGATTGGGTATTTAATATGAATACTTATCAAAATGATCATAATATCGAAGTATGCTTAAAAAAATTGGAGGTATACTATTCATTTAGTTCTTTTGAAGACGCTATATGTGAAAACAATAAGAGAAGAAAAGAGTTTGAAcataatgaaataaataatgaaattgTAAATGATCTTggaatattttataagaaaaaagaattgaaaaattcattaattttattaaactTGTATAACATAATTATGGAAAATACTTTAGAATATAATCCtagttttttttatttgtcctttaaaatattaaacaCGTTGTTGTATAATCATATAACAAGTGTTAAAGAGGGAATTCTTGACAAAAATAACATGCCCCATGTGTCTGAAAAggaaaaacaaaaaacTCAAACAAttaacaacaacaacaacaacaataataataataataataataataataataatagtaataatattagtaataatatgtatgataaattcgatttatcttttattatttttaaaaatatatttttctttttgaaa of the Plasmodium reichenowi strain SY57 chromosome 11, whole genome shotgun sequence genome contains:
- a CDS encoding hypothetical protein (conserved Plasmodium protein, unknown function), producing the protein MCCCLCGLLISALVALIVLLIMNGIIKLN